One window of Globicephala melas chromosome 2, mGloMel1.2, whole genome shotgun sequence genomic DNA carries:
- the MAPK1IP1L gene encoding MAPK-interacting and spindle-stabilizing protein-like produces the protein MSDEFSLADALPEHSPAKTSAVSNTKPGQPPQGWPGSNPWNNPSAPPSVPSGLPPSATPSTVPFGPAPTGMYPSVPPTGPPPGPPAPFPPSGPSCPPPGGPYPAPTVPGPGPTGPYPTPNMPFPELPRPYGAPTDPAAAGPLGPWGSMSSGPWAPGMGGQYPTPNMPYPSPGPYPAPPPPQAPGAAPPVPWGTVPPGAWGPPAPYPAPAGSYPTPGLYPSPNNPFQVPSGPSGAPPMPGGPHSYH, from the exons atgtCTGATGAATTTTCG TTGGCAGATGCGCTACCTGAACACTCCCCTGCCAAAACCTCTGCTGTGAGCAATACAAAACCCGGCCAACCTCCTCAAGGCTGGCCAGGTTCCAACCCTTGGAATAACCCAAGTGCTCCACCTTCTGTGCCATCTGGACTCCCACCAAGTGCAACACCCTCCACTGTGCCTTTTGGACCAGCACCAACAGGAATGTATCCCTCTGTGCCTCCCACCGGACCACCTCCAGGACCCCCTGcaccctttcctccttctggaCCATCATGTCCCCCACCTGGTGGTCCTTATCCAGCCCCaactgtgccaggccctggcccCACAGGGCCATATCCGACACCAAATATGCCCTTTCCAGAGCTTCCAAGACCCTATGGTGCGCCCACAGATCCAGCTGCAGCTGGTCCTTTAGGTCCATGGGGATCCATGTCTTCTGGACCTTGGGCACCAGGAATGGGAGGGCAGTATCCTACCCCTAATATGCCATATCCATCTCCAGGGCCGTATcccgcccctcctcctccccaagcACCAGGGGCTGCACCACCTGTTCCATGGGGCACTGTTCCACCAGGAGCCTGGGGACCACCAGCGCCATATCCTGCCCCTGCAGGATCATATCCCACACCAGGACTCTATCCCAGTCCCAACAATCCTTTTCAAGTGCCTTCAGGACCTTCCGGTGCTCCACCGATGCCCGGTGGCCCCCAT TCTTACCATTAA